A section of the Pseudanabaena mucicola str. Chao 1806 genome encodes:
- a CDS encoding metal ABC transporter ATP-binding protein yields the protein MDTISIDIENVTVAYHGKVALHSANLQLKAGTICSLVGMNGAGKSTLFKSVMGFVKPINGRVLINGLPIRIVQKKSLVAYVPQTEEVDWNFPVNVHDVVMMGRYGYMNFLRIPKALDRQVVRESLERVEMWEMRDRQIGELSGGQKKRAFFARALAQQGKVLLLDEPFAGVDVKTEKMMINLLMELRDAGYTVLVSTHDLESINTFCDQVVLINRTILAYGQTSEVFTEENISRTFGGSFKFA from the coding sequence ATGGATACAATTAGCATTGATATTGAGAATGTTACAGTTGCTTATCATGGAAAAGTTGCTCTGCATAGTGCTAACTTACAACTGAAAGCAGGCACAATTTGCAGTCTGGTAGGAATGAATGGCGCAGGAAAGTCAACTCTCTTTAAGTCGGTGATGGGTTTTGTCAAGCCGATTAACGGTCGAGTATTAATTAATGGTTTACCAATTCGGATTGTTCAAAAAAAGAGCTTAGTTGCCTATGTACCGCAAACAGAAGAAGTCGATTGGAACTTCCCTGTGAATGTCCATGATGTGGTGATGATGGGACGTTATGGCTATATGAATTTCCTGCGGATACCGAAAGCGCTCGATCGCCAAGTGGTACGTGAGAGTTTAGAACGTGTGGAAATGTGGGAAATGCGAGATCGTCAAATTGGTGAGTTATCTGGTGGGCAAAAGAAACGAGCCTTTTTTGCAAGGGCTTTAGCACAACAGGGTAAGGTATTGCTTCTCGATGAGCCATTTGCTGGCGTGGATGTGAAGACCGAGAAGATGATGATTAATCTACTAATGGAATTGCGTGATGCAGGCTATACGGTACTGGTTTCCACTCATGATCTGGAATCGATTAATACTTTTTGCGATCAGGTGGTATTAATCAATCGTACGATTCTTGCCTATGGTCAGACTTCAGAAGTATTTACCGAAGAAAATATTTCACGGACTTTTGGCGGCTCGTTTAAATTTGCTTGA
- the aspS gene encoding aspartate--tRNA ligase, which produces MRSNYCGHLNTEHIGQTVSLCGWIDRRRDHGGVIFLDLRDRTGILQIVSDPQRTPDSYNLAGELRNEYVVRIVGKVSKRPEESLNPKLATGEVEIYAESIELLNSVSKPLPFIISEAETIKEELRFKYRYLDMRGERLSNNLKLRFEVVKCIRRFLEDEYGFMEVETPILCRSTPEGARDYLVPSRVNAGQWYALPQSPQLFKQLLMVGGCDRYYQIARCFRDEDLRADRQPEFTQLDMEMSFMSQEEIIDLNEKLIRYIFKTVKGVELGTFPRLTYAESMDRYGCDRPDTRFGLELVNVTDLFADSAFKVFANTVANGGIIKVLAVIGGDEAISNTRIKPGGDLSNLVAQYGAKGLAFIRVREGGVIDTIGALKDSLTEEVKQELLKRTGANAGSILLFGAGDKVIVNESLNRLRLALGHELGLIDHEQLNFVWITDFPMFEWNADEKRLESLHHPFTSPRPEDIADGQPIDVNTIALAYDLVLNGTEIGGGSIRIHKREVQEKVFAAIGLTDEEAKEKFGFLLEAFEYGTPPHGGLAFGLDRLVMLISGADSIRDVIAFPKTQQARDLLTEAPSSVDDSQLKELHVKVALPPAKA; this is translated from the coding sequence ATGCGTAGCAACTATTGCGGTCACCTTAATACTGAACATATCGGACAAACAGTTAGCTTGTGCGGTTGGATCGATCGCAGACGGGATCATGGTGGTGTGATCTTTTTAGATTTGCGCGATCGCACAGGAATCTTGCAAATTGTCAGTGATCCGCAGCGCACTCCCGACTCCTATAACCTTGCAGGGGAATTACGCAATGAATATGTAGTGAGGATTGTCGGTAAAGTTTCTAAACGTCCTGAAGAGTCACTGAATCCCAAACTGGCGACAGGGGAGGTCGAAATCTATGCAGAATCGATTGAGTTACTTAACAGTGTTAGCAAACCATTACCTTTCATCATTTCTGAAGCTGAAACAATTAAAGAAGAATTGCGCTTTAAATATCGCTACCTCGATATGCGTGGAGAGCGTCTCTCTAATAACCTTAAGCTTCGCTTTGAAGTTGTTAAGTGTATTCGTCGCTTCCTTGAGGATGAATATGGATTTATGGAAGTAGAAACCCCTATCCTTTGCCGTTCCACTCCTGAAGGTGCTCGAGATTACCTAGTTCCTAGCCGTGTGAATGCAGGTCAATGGTATGCATTACCGCAATCGCCTCAGTTATTCAAGCAGCTATTGATGGTCGGTGGTTGCGATCGCTATTATCAAATTGCTCGATGTTTCCGTGATGAGGATCTCCGCGCTGATCGCCAGCCTGAGTTCACCCAACTTGACATGGAAATGAGTTTCATGTCTCAAGAAGAAATCATCGATCTAAATGAGAAACTAATTCGCTACATTTTCAAAACTGTGAAGGGAGTTGAACTTGGTACTTTCCCTCGTCTTACCTATGCCGAGTCGATGGATCGTTATGGTTGCGATCGCCCTGATACGCGATTTGGTCTAGAGTTGGTCAACGTCACCGATTTATTTGCTGACTCTGCATTTAAGGTGTTTGCAAATACCGTTGCTAATGGTGGCATTATTAAAGTTCTGGCTGTGATTGGTGGTGATGAAGCTATTTCTAATACCCGCATCAAACCAGGTGGCGATTTATCAAATTTAGTAGCTCAGTATGGAGCCAAGGGCTTAGCCTTTATCCGTGTGCGTGAAGGCGGCGTAATTGACACAATCGGTGCGCTGAAGGATAGTCTCACCGAAGAGGTCAAGCAAGAACTGCTGAAGCGTACAGGTGCAAATGCAGGTTCAATCTTGCTATTTGGTGCTGGAGACAAAGTGATCGTCAATGAGTCTCTCAATCGTTTACGCTTAGCACTGGGGCATGAATTGGGATTGATTGACCATGAACAACTCAATTTTGTCTGGATTACTGACTTCCCCATGTTTGAGTGGAATGCCGATGAGAAGCGTTTAGAATCATTACACCATCCTTTCACCTCACCACGTCCTGAAGATATTGCCGATGGTCAGCCTATTGATGTCAATACGATTGCCCTCGCCTATGACCTTGTACTCAATGGTACAGAAATTGGTGGTGGTAGTATTCGGATTCACAAGCGCGAAGTTCAAGAAAAGGTATTTGCGGCGATCGGACTCACGGATGAAGAGGCAAAAGAAAAGTTTGGATTTTTATTGGAAGCCTTTGAATATGGCACTCCTCCTCACGGTGGTCTCGCTTTTGGACTCGATCGCTTGGTGATGTTAATCTCTGGAGCAGACTCAATCCGTGATGTCATAGCTTTCCCGAAAACCCAGCAGGCTCGAGATTTACTCACCGAAGCGCCATCCAGTGTCGATGACTCACAACTTAAGGAACTCCATGTTAAGGTAGCATTACCTCCAGCTAAAGCATAA
- a CDS encoding metal ABC transporter permease, with amino-acid sequence MDIVHWFTVPLQYGFMVKAIWVSALVGVVCSALSCFMILKGWALMGDAVSHAVLPGVVLAYVMNIPFAIGAFVFGVGSVIAIGFIKANTRIKEDTVIGLVFTGLFALGIVLVSKIKSTVDLGHILFGNVLGIADSDIVQTVIISVITLMTLAILRKDLILFCFDATHARSIGMNTTFLYYVLLSLLSLTAVAGLQTVGIILVVAMLITPGATAYLLSDRFENMMLIAMASGMFASVMGTYISYHIDGSTGGCIVVLQTLLFLAAMIFAPKHGMLARSRQQVSDS; translated from the coding sequence ATGGATATTGTTCATTGGTTTACAGTACCGCTGCAATACGGGTTTATGGTGAAGGCGATTTGGGTGAGCGCTCTTGTGGGGGTTGTTTGCTCAGCATTGTCTTGTTTTATGATTTTGAAAGGATGGGCTTTGATGGGTGATGCGGTATCTCATGCGGTACTTCCAGGTGTGGTACTTGCCTATGTGATGAATATTCCCTTTGCGATCGGCGCTTTTGTGTTTGGTGTCGGTTCTGTGATTGCAATCGGCTTTATCAAAGCAAATACAAGAATCAAAGAAGATACAGTAATTGGTTTGGTTTTTACGGGGCTATTTGCCTTAGGTATTGTGCTGGTATCGAAAATCAAAAGTACTGTCGATTTAGGACATATTCTGTTTGGGAATGTGTTGGGAATTGCCGATAGTGATATAGTCCAAACTGTGATTATCAGCGTGATTACATTGATGACACTCGCAATTCTACGAAAGGATTTGATTCTCTTTTGTTTTGATGCGACCCATGCCCGTTCCATTGGCATGAATACTACATTTCTCTATTACGTGTTGCTGTCGTTGTTGTCGCTTACGGCTGTAGCAGGTTTGCAAACAGTAGGAATTATCCTTGTCGTAGCAATGTTAATTACCCCTGGAGCAACTGCCTATTTATTAAGCGATCGCTTTGAAAATATGATGTTGATTGCAATGGCTTCGGGGATGTTTGCCAGTGTGATGGGGACTTATATTAGTTATCACATTGATGGATCGACGGGTGGATGTATTGTGGTTTTGCAAACCTTGTTATTTTTGGCGGCGATGATTTTTGCCCCTAAGCATGGGATGCTAGCGCGATCGCGTCAACAAGTTTCTGATTCCTAA
- a CDS encoding metal ABC transporter substrate-binding protein has protein sequence MKIIMKSQIVSKLRLNALTKYLMKYAVLSSCILMIGLSGCTNSTGQREVADKNAIRQNPQDKKVVLTTFTVLADMAQNVAGDKVIVESITKVGAEIHGYEPTPSDLQRGQGVDLILDNGLNLERWADRFYNSIPKVARLTLSEGVQPVNIAEDTYQGKPNPHAWMSPQNALIYVDNIRKALVKLDPVNAATYEANAKAYSQKIKDIDAKLKQAIALIPPDKRYIVSCEGAFSYLARDYGLKEIYIWPVNAEQQATPKQIQKVIEAVRAKQIPTVFCESTVSNAAQMQVVKETGAKYGGVFYVDSLSPPDGVTPTYLKLLEYNVNTLIKGLNPS, from the coding sequence ATGAAAATAATCATGAAGTCCCAAATTGTCAGCAAATTAAGGTTGAATGCACTAACTAAATATTTAATGAAATATGCTGTGTTGTCTAGCTGCATATTGATGATTGGGCTGAGTGGATGCACAAACTCTACAGGTCAGCGTGAAGTTGCCGATAAAAATGCAATTCGCCAAAATCCTCAAGACAAGAAAGTGGTTTTGACAACGTTTACAGTGCTAGCAGATATGGCGCAAAATGTCGCTGGAGATAAAGTGATTGTTGAATCAATCACTAAGGTGGGGGCTGAAATTCATGGATATGAGCCGACACCAAGTGATTTGCAGCGTGGGCAAGGGGTTGATCTGATTTTAGATAATGGTCTAAATCTAGAGCGTTGGGCAGATCGTTTCTATAACAGTATTCCCAAGGTGGCGCGATTAACCTTATCGGAGGGTGTTCAACCAGTAAATATTGCTGAAGATACTTATCAAGGTAAGCCAAATCCTCACGCTTGGATGTCGCCACAGAATGCCTTGATCTATGTGGACAATATTCGTAAGGCATTGGTCAAGCTAGATCCTGTAAATGCTGCGACCTATGAGGCAAATGCTAAAGCCTATAGCCAAAAGATTAAAGATATTGATGCCAAACTCAAACAGGCGATCGCGTTAATTCCTCCTGATAAACGCTACATCGTCAGTTGTGAAGGAGCCTTTTCCTATCTGGCGCGGGACTATGGTTTGAAGGAAATATATATCTGGCCAGTCAATGCGGAACAGCAAGCCACCCCGAAGCAAATCCAAAAAGTAATTGAGGCGGTTAGAGCTAAACAGATTCCGACGGTGTTTTGTGAGAGTACGGTGAGTAATGCGGCACAGATGCAGGTGGTCAAGGAGACAGGAGCGAAGTATGGAGGCGTGTTTTATGTGGATTCGCTATCTCCTCCCGATGGCGTAACACCAACCTATCTGAAGTTACTGGAATACAACGTCAATACTTTAATTAAGGGATTGAATCCCTCATAA
- the aroC gene encoding chorismate synthase: protein MGSTFGHLFRVTTFGESHGGGVGAIVDGCPPQLELSEADIQIDLDRRKPGQSKIVTPRREDDRAQILSGVFEGKTLGTPIMILVQNKDARSQDYAEMAEKFRPSHADATYQAKYGIRNWQGGGRSSARETIGRVAAGSIAKKILKQAAGVEIIAYVRQVKDLVATNIDANTVTLEQVESNILRCPDPVSAEKMIDFIDKIRRDGNSVGGIVECVARNVPVGLGDPVFDKLEADLAKALMSLPASKGFEIGSGFDGVHLTGREHNDEFYMDGDRLRTRTNNSGGIQGGISNGENIILRVAFKPTATILLEQKTVSIVGEETTLSGRGRHDPCVLPRAVPMVEAMVALVLCDRYLTQKTVSI, encoded by the coding sequence ATGGGTAGTACATTCGGGCATTTATTTCGCGTCACAACTTTTGGGGAATCTCACGGCGGTGGCGTGGGAGCGATCGTCGATGGATGCCCACCACAGCTTGAGCTTAGTGAAGCTGATATTCAGATCGATCTCGATCGCCGCAAACCAGGGCAAAGCAAAATTGTGACTCCACGTCGTGAAGATGATCGCGCTCAGATTTTGTCAGGAGTATTTGAAGGTAAGACACTTGGTACACCGATCATGATTTTGGTGCAAAACAAAGATGCCCGTAGCCAAGACTATGCAGAAATGGCAGAGAAATTTCGTCCTTCTCATGCTGATGCTACCTATCAAGCAAAATATGGCATTCGGAACTGGCAAGGCGGCGGTAGATCTTCAGCAAGGGAAACCATTGGTCGGGTTGCCGCAGGGTCAATCGCCAAAAAAATCCTTAAACAAGCCGCAGGAGTGGAAATTATTGCCTATGTGAGACAGGTAAAAGATTTAGTTGCGACCAATATTGATGCCAATACAGTCACCTTAGAGCAGGTTGAAAGCAACATTTTACGCTGTCCTGATCCTGTAAGTGCCGAAAAAATGATTGACTTCATCGATAAAATCCGCCGAGATGGTAACTCCGTTGGCGGTATTGTCGAATGTGTAGCGCGAAACGTGCCTGTGGGTTTAGGCGATCCTGTCTTTGACAAATTAGAAGCGGATCTTGCTAAAGCCTTAATGTCTTTACCAGCTAGCAAAGGTTTTGAGATTGGTTCAGGGTTTGATGGCGTTCACCTAACTGGACGGGAACATAATGATGAATTTTATATGGATGGTGATCGCCTACGTACACGAACCAATAATTCTGGCGGAATCCAAGGTGGTATTTCTAACGGAGAGAATATTATTTTGCGAGTTGCCTTTAAGCCAACGGCAACGATTTTGCTAGAGCAGAAAACGGTATCAATCGTAGGTGAAGAAACTACACTCTCTGGGAGAGGTCGTCATGATCCCTGTGTGTTGCCTCGCGCCGTACCAATGGTGGAAGCAATGGTGGCGTTAGTACTATGCGATCGCTATCTCACTCAAAAAACAGTTTCTATTTAA
- a CDS encoding PDGLE domain-containing protein, producing MNKNRIFLFIGLAIALSIAAFLSPFASKNPDGLDRVAQDLKFEEKVATEPPAKQLPFSQIFDEYSIKVIPKDNEKLATALAGVTGTLVVFGLAWAIGKLTVRNSEPKE from the coding sequence ATGAATAAAAATCGTATTTTCCTATTTATAGGCTTAGCCATTGCATTGAGTATTGCCGCTTTCTTATCACCTTTTGCGAGTAAAAATCCCGATGGGCTTGATCGTGTTGCCCAAGATCTCAAATTTGAAGAAAAAGTTGCTACAGAACCACCAGCAAAACAACTTCCATTTTCGCAAATTTTTGATGAGTACTCCATCAAGGTGATTCCTAAAGATAATGAAAAATTAGCAACGGCTCTAGCAGGAGTTACAGGTACGTTAGTGGTATTTGGTCTAGCTTGGGCAATTGGGAAACTCACTGTGCGAAATTCTGAACCTAAAGAATAA
- a CDS encoding ABC transporter ATP-binding protein, with translation MTSVPTVRTHRLTKQFDNHIAVNHINLQIDRGDVYGLIGPNGAGKTTLIRMLAAAEEPTAGEIYINGARFLRGQNNPELKRQLGYLPDDFPLYDDLTVWDYLDYFARLYFLRDPQRTQRLHEVIELVELQQKRNEAIATLSRGMKQRLSLARSIIHNPNLLLLDEPVSGLDPLARVQVRNIIKSLQQQGMTILISSHILSDLAEICTSIGIMELGRLVESSRLQELYDRSNQDRQQLLISTLGNLEDLQAVLKRSPLVQEVEVISGVPSVRVQFGGSIEECAILLKSLIDSGIPISNFHRTQETLENIFLKLGYKQTS, from the coding sequence ATGACATCAGTACCGACGGTTCGCACTCATCGATTGACGAAACAGTTTGACAATCACATCGCCGTAAATCATATCAATTTGCAGATTGATCGTGGCGATGTCTATGGTCTGATTGGTCCTAATGGTGCTGGTAAAACTACTTTGATTCGGATGCTGGCGGCGGCTGAGGAACCGACCGCAGGTGAAATTTATATTAATGGGGCACGGTTTTTACGTGGGCAAAACAATCCCGAACTGAAGCGGCAACTGGGCTACTTACCCGATGACTTTCCCTTGTACGACGATCTCACCGTGTGGGACTACCTTGATTATTTTGCGCGTTTATACTTTTTACGCGACCCACAGCGAACGCAAAGATTACATGAAGTAATCGAACTGGTAGAGCTTCAACAAAAAAGAAATGAGGCGATCGCAACTTTATCGAGAGGCATGAAGCAGAGGCTGAGTCTTGCCCGTAGCATCATCCATAATCCTAACCTCTTGTTGCTAGATGAACCAGTATCAGGGCTTGATCCACTTGCGAGAGTACAGGTTCGCAATATTATTAAATCTTTGCAGCAGCAAGGCATGACCATCCTCATTTCATCCCATATTTTGAGCGATCTGGCGGAAATCTGCACGTCAATTGGAATCATGGAATTGGGTAGATTAGTCGAGAGTTCGCGTTTACAGGAGCTTTATGATCGCAGTAATCAAGATCGGCAACAGTTACTAATCTCCACTCTCGGTAATCTTGAGGATTTACAAGCTGTACTCAAGCGATCGCCATTAGTGCAAGAAGTGGAAGTTATCTCAGGCGTTCCTAGTGTCCGCGTCCAATTTGGCGGCAGTATTGAGGAATGTGCAATATTACTGAAGTCTCTTATTGATTCTGGTATACCAATTTCTAACTTCCATCGCACTCAAGAAACCTTAGAAAATATTTTCTTGAAACTAGGCTACAAACAAACTAGTTAA
- a CDS encoding energy-coupling factor ABC transporter permease yields the protein MFALPIYLAMHIPDGYLSLSVSLVTGIVAIALIALSLSRVQSEYKERTVPLMGVSAAFIFAAQMVNFPIIGGTSGHLLGGTLAGILLGPWTGSLVMSVVFIVQSVMFQDGGLTALGANITIMGLIGTFGGYYLYQLLRTLIGRNTWLGMSIGTAIASWTSVVVAAALCALILALSDTVPLVVGLTAMLSWHFMIGIGEALITLAVINFIWNTRPELIYIAPNQDSAQVTINQDDE from the coding sequence ATGTTTGCATTACCGATTTACTTAGCTATGCATATCCCTGATGGATATCTCAGCTTGTCAGTGAGCTTAGTTACAGGGATTGTCGCGATCGCCTTAATTGCTCTTTCGCTTAGTCGAGTGCAGTCAGAATATAAAGAGCGTACAGTGCCCTTGATGGGAGTCAGTGCTGCTTTTATCTTTGCAGCACAGATGGTTAATTTCCCGATCATTGGTGGTACATCTGGACATTTACTCGGTGGTACTCTTGCGGGAATTTTGCTGGGACCTTGGACTGGCTCACTCGTGATGTCCGTCGTCTTTATCGTGCAGTCAGTGATGTTCCAAGATGGCGGACTGACAGCTTTAGGTGCAAATATTACGATTATGGGATTAATTGGAACCTTTGGTGGTTATTATCTCTATCAACTTTTGAGAACTCTCATCGGTAGAAATACTTGGTTGGGAATGAGTATCGGAACTGCGATCGCTTCATGGACGAGCGTAGTTGTAGCTGCAGCTCTGTGTGCTCTAATTTTAGCTCTATCGGATACAGTTCCCTTGGTAGTAGGACTGACGGCAATGCTCTCATGGCACTTCATGATTGGGATTGGAGAAGCTTTAATCACGCTTGCAGTGATCAATTTTATCTGGAATACACGTCCTGAACTAATTTACATAGCGCCAAATCAAGATTCAGCACAGGTTACTATCAATCAAGATGATGAATAA
- the ispG gene encoding (E)-4-hydroxy-3-methylbut-2-enyl-diphosphate synthase, which translates to MTTVSENRPSPQNGKVEPIIDGSENLGVIVRRKTRPVQVGNITIGGGAPVVVQSMINEDTLDIDGSVAAIRRLHEIGCEIVRVTVPSMAHAAALSEIRQKLKRTYLDVPLVADVHHNGMKIALEVAKHIHKVRINPGLYVFEKPKADRTEYTQSEFDEIAEKVRETLKPLVLSLKEQGKAMRIGVNHGSLAERMLFTYGDTPQGMVESAIEFIRICEDLDFRNIVISMKASRVPVMIAAYQLMVKRMDQLGMDYPLHLGVTEAGDGEYGRIKSTAGIATLLAQGIGDTIRVSLTEAPEKEIPVCYSILQSLGLRKTMVEYVACPSCGRTLFNLEEVLHKVREATKHLVGLDIAVMGCIVNGPGEMADADYGYVGKTPGTISLYRGKEEIKRVPEAEGVEQLIALIKSDDRWVDP; encoded by the coding sequence ATGACGACTGTTTCTGAGAATAGACCCAGCCCCCAAAATGGCAAAGTTGAACCAATCATCGATGGCAGTGAAAATCTTGGTGTAATCGTCAGACGCAAAACCCGACCCGTGCAAGTAGGCAATATCACCATCGGTGGTGGTGCGCCTGTAGTTGTGCAGTCAATGATTAACGAAGATACTCTCGATATTGATGGCTCCGTCGCTGCAATTCGCCGCCTGCATGAAATTGGTTGTGAAATTGTGCGTGTCACAGTTCCCAGCATGGCTCATGCCGCTGCCCTCTCAGAAATCCGCCAAAAGCTTAAGCGTACTTATCTAGATGTGCCTCTAGTCGCCGATGTCCACCACAACGGCATGAAAATTGCTCTCGAAGTCGCTAAGCATATTCACAAAGTTCGTATTAATCCTGGTCTCTATGTATTCGAGAAGCCCAAAGCCGATCGCACTGAATACACCCAATCAGAATTTGACGAAATCGCCGAAAAAGTCCGCGAGACCCTCAAGCCACTAGTGCTATCCCTCAAAGAACAGGGCAAAGCGATGCGGATTGGCGTAAATCACGGTTCCCTCGCCGAAAGGATGCTCTTTACCTACGGTGATACTCCTCAGGGAATGGTCGAATCAGCGATCGAGTTTATCCGCATCTGTGAAGACCTCGATTTTAGAAATATTGTCATCTCCATGAAGGCTTCCCGTGTCCCTGTGATGATCGCCGCTTATCAATTAATGGTCAAACGCATGGATCAGTTGGGGATGGACTACCCCTTGCATCTCGGCGTAACCGAAGCAGGCGATGGTGAATATGGACGAATCAAGTCTACCGCAGGCATTGCCACATTACTTGCTCAAGGCATCGGTGACACTATTCGCGTATCCCTCACCGAAGCTCCCGAAAAGGAAATCCCCGTTTGCTACAGCATTCTCCAATCCCTCGGACTCCGCAAAACCATGGTGGAGTATGTCGCCTGTCCATCCTGCGGACGCACCTTATTTAACCTCGAAGAAGTGCTTCACAAAGTCCGCGAAGCAACTAAACACCTCGTCGGTCTCGATATTGCCGTTATGGGCTGCATCGTCAACGGACCCGGGGAAATGGCAGACGCAGACTATGGCTATGTCGGTAAAACCCCTGGGACAATCTCACTCTATCGCGGCAAAGAAGAGATTAAGCGTGTCCCTGAAGCTGAAGGGGTAGAGCAATTAATTGCCCTAATCAAATCCGACGATCGCTGGGTCGATCCCTAA
- the cbiQ gene encoding cobalt ECF transporter T component CbiQ yields MLLHIPLLETHDPKLPYNCDRCNFWNSLAIHTRLLCIFLLVFAIALTPIGKWWTWAIYGMTTLPILYWSKVDLRILIKRMAIEFAFISVILIGTLFRGGGQILWQWRWMQITTNGLTVLGSVGIKAFLSLLLLNILTLSTSVPLLLQALVTLKMPPLLISILASMYRYIGVMTNEFKSMHRAATARNFAPQNLYNYQRGDRAWQRQVLGNMLGVLFIRTYDRGDRIYQAMLARGYQGIPVVTESGSGGWRDRLAIVCLFIIILSSQVFIH; encoded by the coding sequence ATGCTCTTACATATTCCCCTGCTCGAAACTCACGATCCCAAACTCCCATACAATTGTGATCGCTGCAATTTTTGGAATAGTTTGGCAATCCATACACGATTGCTTTGTATCTTTCTCTTGGTTTTTGCGATCGCCTTAACTCCAATTGGTAAGTGGTGGACATGGGCAATCTATGGCATGACAACTTTGCCAATTCTCTATTGGAGCAAAGTAGATTTAAGGATTCTCATCAAACGCATGGCGATCGAGTTCGCATTTATTAGCGTTATTCTCATTGGCACTTTATTTCGTGGGGGTGGACAAATACTCTGGCAGTGGCGCTGGATGCAAATTACTACCAATGGCTTGACTGTTTTAGGGAGTGTTGGCATCAAAGCATTTTTATCTTTATTGCTGTTAAATATCCTTACTCTCAGTACTTCCGTACCACTGCTATTGCAGGCTTTGGTGACACTAAAAATGCCTCCACTCCTAATTAGTATCCTTGCCTCGATGTATCGCTATATTGGGGTTATGACCAATGAGTTTAAATCAATGCACCGCGCCGCAACTGCACGTAACTTTGCGCCCCAAAATCTTTATAATTACCAGCGCGGCGATCGCGCATGGCAGAGACAGGTATTAGGCAATATGCTAGGTGTGTTATTCATCCGCACCTATGATCGTGGCGATCGCATCTATCAGGCGATGCTAGCACGGGGTTATCAAGGTATTCCTGTCGTGACTGAATCAGGATCAGGCGGATGGCGCGATCGCCTTGCTATTGTTTGCCTTTTTATCATAATTTTAAGCAGTCAAGTTTTTATTCATTGA